One Nostoc sp. UHCC 0302 DNA window includes the following coding sequences:
- a CDS encoding ATP-binding protein codes for MNLLIPKLLSLRYVEYLIIDNNLKILEMSPGAYRLADVPDEVKQDNDIRLSFPELFGVEDVIDTILQGKENNFELKGIIRTESVSSPLYIDICITKNVQDKNSNSLIVIIADVTERMILEKSLIQSANEANLLLRNLKAAKQYTDEIMKSMADALLVTTLSGKIKKINPSAQVLLEYEEAELIGQDISIIIRELEDLKLGKGEKENIYNPPIKELETVCITKSGKKIHVAFSCSIVQTEIENFQGYVYTLRDMSDRKQAELAKQEFLAMISHEIRTPITSVNGMASLLLNTELTAQQQDFAQTIYMSSNALHKIINDILDFSKIESGKLELEEQSFELRRCINEALYLVSPIAKEKKLILMFLDTPDIPTTVVGDITRLRQILINLLSNAIKFTETGSIEVSAIAREIMSNQHGKNSYEIHFVVKDTGIGIPSDRLERLFKAFSQVNSSITRQYGGTGLGLAICKQLTELMGGRIWVDSEPGVGSAFNFTITTPVISEGLGHGDWKINDLAADAKINPRMAEQYPLKILLVEDHVINQRIIRLMLQQMGYQPDVANNGLEALLALRRQLYDVVLMDLQMPVMDGITATQHICQEWTPDVRPMIIALTANAMSGDRDRYLASGMDDYLVKPIRIAELMQLLKRCQIQSQKSQKAEQASAQNIQESKEQVSTNLSPSDSCLPTANSFPIDQAILQKILQMADLNSSAHAVEFLLEIIDDYLKDAPILLQNIHLYFSQTNLKSLRRAAHTLSSISAILGATTLASLCAELETMVVTEALFGATEKIFQIEAEYQQVQIVLEQERQKYKD; via the coding sequence ATGAATCTATTAATACCAAAATTATTATCTCTGCGTTACGTAGAATACTTAATTATCGATAATAACTTGAAAATACTGGAAATGTCTCCGGGAGCGTACCGTCTTGCTGATGTTCCTGATGAAGTCAAACAAGACAACGATATTCGGTTGAGCTTCCCTGAATTATTTGGAGTGGAAGACGTAATTGATACAATTTTGCAAGGTAAAGAGAATAATTTTGAACTTAAGGGAATTATACGCACAGAATCTGTTTCCTCGCCTTTATATATTGATATCTGTATTACTAAAAATGTACAAGATAAGAATAGCAATAGTTTAATAGTTATTATAGCAGATGTAACTGAGAGGATGATTTTAGAGAAATCATTGATTCAGAGTGCAAATGAAGCAAATCTTTTACTACGTAATCTTAAAGCTGCTAAACAATATACTGATGAAATTATGAAATCGATGGCAGATGCGTTACTAGTAACAACACTGTCAGGTAAAATCAAAAAAATTAATCCATCTGCACAAGTTTTATTAGAATATGAAGAAGCCGAATTAATAGGTCAAGATATATCTATAATTATTCGTGAACTCGAAGATTTAAAGTTAGGAAAAGGTGAGAAAGAAAATATTTACAATCCACCTATTAAAGAGTTAGAAACTGTTTGTATAACTAAAAGTGGTAAAAAAATTCATGTTGCTTTTTCCTGTTCAATAGTTCAGACAGAAATTGAGAACTTTCAGGGTTATGTTTATACTCTGCGAGACATGAGCGATCGCAAACAAGCAGAGCTTGCTAAACAAGAGTTTTTAGCTATGATTAGCCACGAAATTCGGACACCAATCACATCAGTGAATGGTATGGCTAGTTTACTCCTAAATACTGAATTGACTGCCCAGCAGCAAGACTTTGCTCAAACGATTTACATGAGTAGTAATGCTTTACACAAAATCATCAACGATATTCTAGACTTCTCAAAGATTGAATCAGGCAAGCTAGAACTAGAAGAGCAATCTTTCGAGCTGCGGCGTTGTATAAATGAAGCTCTTTATTTAGTTTCGCCGATAGCGAAAGAAAAGAAGTTAATACTTATGTTCCTTGACACTCCTGATATTCCTACTACAGTTGTGGGCGATATTACCCGACTGCGGCAAATTTTAATCAATTTGCTGAGTAATGCGATTAAATTTACAGAAACTGGGAGTATTGAGGTTTCAGCGATCGCTCGTGAAATAATGAGCAATCAACATGGGAAAAATAGTTACGAAATTCACTTTGTAGTCAAAGATACAGGTATTGGGATTCCCAGCGATCGCCTTGAGCGTTTGTTTAAAGCTTTCAGTCAAGTCAACTCTTCAATCACTCGGCAATATGGTGGTACAGGCCTAGGTTTAGCTATTTGCAAGCAACTAACTGAGTTGATGGGCGGCAGAATTTGGGTTGACAGTGAGCCAGGTGTGGGTAGTGCATTTAACTTTACAATTACTACTCCTGTCATTTCTGAAGGATTGGGTCATGGGGACTGGAAAATAAATGATTTGGCTGCCGATGCTAAGATTAACCCGCGCATGGCTGAACAATATCCTTTAAAAATACTGTTAGTAGAAGACCATGTAATTAATCAAAGAATTATACGGCTGATGTTGCAGCAAATGGGCTATCAACCAGATGTGGCTAACAATGGCTTAGAAGCACTCTTGGCGCTGCGTCGTCAACTCTATGATGTGGTGTTGATGGATCTACAAATGCCAGTCATGGATGGTATCACAGCAACTCAACATATTTGCCAAGAGTGGACACCAGACGTTCGGCCGATGATTATTGCATTGACCGCAAATGCGATGTCCGGCGATCGTGATCGGTATTTAGCATCTGGGATGGACGACTACCTCGTTAAACCAATCCGTATTGCAGAACTGATGCAGTTGCTTAAAAGATGTCAAATCCAATCTCAGAAGAGCCAAAAAGCAGAGCAAGCCTCTGCTCAAAACATCCAAGAGAGCAAAGAGCAAGTTTCTACAAATCTTTCCCCCTCAGACTCTTGTTTGCCTACCGCAAATTCTTTCCCTATTGACCAAGCTATTTTGCAAAAAATTCTCCAAATGGCTGACTTGAATTCATCAGCTCATGCTGTGGAATTTCTCCTAGAAATTATTGATGACTACCTTAAAGATGCTCCTATATTATTACAAAATATTCACCTTTATTTCAGTCAAACTAATCTCAAGTCACTTCGACGAGCGGCTCATACATTGTCCTCTATTAGTGCGATACTGGGTGCAACCACTTTAGCAAGTCTCTGTGCAGAATTAGAGACAATGGTAGTAACAGAAGCTCTCTTTGGCGCAACAGAGAAAATTTTTCAAATTGAAGCTGAATATCAACAGGTTCAAATTGTTTTAGAACAAGAGCGTCAAAAGTATAAGGATTGA
- a CDS encoding ABC transporter substrate-binding protein, with amino-acid sequence MKNASAPGTQAKPIAHQTALLFICSLLLIACGKSGSTGTNSISASNAIPIGIAFAQTSNVALLGQEGTDGVKIAEKYFNDKGGINGRPIKLVYQDTGGDEVGTINAFQTLINQNKVVGIVGPTLSQQAFSANPIAERNRVPVIGASNTAKGIPEIGDYVARVSASVAVVAPYSLKAALKQNPQLKKVAVFYAQNDAFNKSETEIFQKAVKDLKLDLVTVQKFQTTDTDFQAQASDAIDLKPDLVIISGLAVDGGNLVRQLRELGYKGIIIGGNGFNTSHIFSVCRALCDGVIVAQAYSPEYKSEINTAFRKAYVAQYRREPPQVSAQAFTAMQVYVEALQSLDKKSAINKLSLPQLRTELNQQLLKGTYQTPLGEIAFTPVGDVIQKEFYVAQLKMEPNGVNGKFAFLSIK; translated from the coding sequence ATGAAAAATGCGAGCGCCCCAGGGACGCAGGCAAAGCCAATCGCTCATCAAACGGCATTATTATTTATCTGCTCTTTGCTGCTGATAGCTTGTGGTAAAAGTGGCAGTACTGGTACAAATTCCATAAGTGCATCTAATGCTATTCCTATTGGTATCGCTTTTGCCCAAACAAGCAATGTGGCATTACTTGGTCAAGAGGGGACTGATGGCGTAAAAATTGCCGAAAAGTATTTTAATGACAAAGGCGGTATCAACGGTAGACCAATTAAATTAGTATATCAAGATACTGGCGGCGATGAAGTTGGGACAATTAATGCTTTTCAAACTTTAATTAATCAAAACAAAGTTGTTGGCATTGTTGGCCCTACTCTATCACAGCAAGCTTTTAGCGCTAACCCCATAGCAGAACGCAATCGAGTCCCAGTTATTGGAGCATCAAATACTGCTAAAGGTATTCCCGAAATTGGTGATTATGTAGCTCGTGTTTCTGCATCTGTTGCTGTCGTCGCTCCTTATTCGCTAAAAGCTGCACTCAAGCAAAATCCTCAACTCAAGAAAGTTGCAGTATTTTATGCTCAAAATGATGCTTTTAATAAGTCAGAAACAGAAATCTTTCAAAAAGCAGTTAAAGATTTAAAATTAGATTTAGTCACAGTCCAAAAGTTTCAAACTACAGATACTGACTTTCAAGCCCAAGCCAGCGACGCTATTGATTTAAAACCAGATTTAGTGATTATATCTGGTTTAGCTGTAGATGGTGGTAATTTAGTTAGACAACTACGAGAACTGGGCTATAAAGGCATAATTATTGGTGGCAATGGTTTTAATACATCGCATATATTTTCTGTGTGCAGAGCGCTTTGTGATGGTGTAATTGTTGCTCAAGCTTATAGCCCAGAATATAAAAGTGAAATTAACACTGCATTTCGCAAAGCATACGTAGCACAATATCGGAGAGAACCACCCCAAGTTAGCGCTCAAGCTTTTACGGCGATGCAAGTATATGTGGAAGCTCTACAATCTTTAGATAAAAAAAGTGCAATTAATAAGTTATCTCTGCCACAGTTGCGTACAGAATTGAATCAACAGTTACTAAAAGGAACATATCAAACTCCTTTAGGTGAAATCGCTTTTACACCAGTGGGGGATGTGATACAAAAAGAGTTTTATGTAGCACAACTCAAGATGGAACCAAATGGTGTTAATGGAAAATTTGCTTTCTTAAGCATAAAGTAG
- a CDS encoding ribulose bisphosphate carboxylase small subunit, which yields MQTLPKERRYETLSYLPPLSDAQIAKQVQYILSQGYIPGIEFNETSEPTELYWTLWKLPLFGAKSTQEVLNEVQSCRSQYSNHYIRVVGFDNIKQCQILSFIVHKPNTSRY from the coding sequence ATGCAAACTTTACCAAAAGAGCGTCGTTACGAAACCCTTTCCTACCTACCTCCCCTTTCTGATGCTCAAATTGCTAAACAAGTCCAGTACATCCTGAGTCAAGGTTACATTCCTGGAATCGAGTTCAACGAAACTTCTGAGCCAACAGAATTATATTGGACACTATGGAAGCTGCCTTTGTTCGGCGCTAAATCGACTCAAGAAGTACTGAACGAAGTTCAAAGCTGCCGTTCTCAGTATTCCAACCACTACATCCGCGTTGTGGGTTTTGATAACATCAAGCAATGCCAAATTCTTAGCTTTATCGTTCACAAACCTAACACCAGCAGATACTAA
- a CDS encoding DUF5615 family PIN-like protein has protein sequence MSRIRLYMDEDSTARSLVLALKNRGVDVITSLSLNRLGYTDEEQLRWATEQGFVLYSSNIRDFYRLHADFLSKEQSHAGMILVQQQRYSVGELMRGILRLIAAKSLQEMQNQVEFLSSWIDE, from the coding sequence ATGAGCCGAATTAGACTGTACATGGATGAAGATTCTACCGCACGCTCTTTAGTTTTGGCTCTAAAAAATCGTGGTGTAGATGTGATCACAAGTCTAAGTTTAAATAGGCTGGGATATACTGATGAAGAACAGCTAAGATGGGCAACTGAGCAAGGTTTTGTTTTATATAGTTCTAATATCAGAGATTTTTATCGTTTGCACGCTGATTTTTTAAGCAAAGAACAATCTCATGCAGGAATGATTTTGGTACAGCAGCAACGTTACTCAGTGGGGGAACTAATGCGCGGTATTTTGAGATTAATTGCAGCTAAGTCATTACAAGAAATGCAGAATCAGGTAGAATTTCTAAGTAGTTGGATTGATGAATAG
- the panB gene encoding 3-methyl-2-oxobutanoate hydroxymethyltransferase has product MAVTTQQLIQWKQQGRPIVALTAWDYAIAQLLDTAGVDLILVGDSMSVVLGYETTLPLTLEEMLHHAKAVRRGVKRALVVVDLPFLTYQESLQQAMHSAGRVLKETGAQAVKLEGGYPAIVDTVARLVQAGIPVMGHVGLTPQSVHQVGLRQQGKTQETAERILNEAIALEQAGVFSIVLEHITADLANLITQKLSIPTIGIGAGTHCDGQVLVTSDVLGLSEKQPPFAKIYTNLRQTIIKAVQDYALEVRERKFP; this is encoded by the coding sequence ATGGCCGTTACTACCCAGCAATTAATTCAATGGAAACAACAAGGACGTCCAATTGTGGCGTTGACTGCTTGGGATTATGCGATCGCCCAACTCCTCGACACCGCTGGTGTAGACTTAATCCTTGTAGGCGACTCTATGTCGGTAGTTTTAGGGTATGAAACTACCTTGCCTCTGACTTTAGAAGAGATGCTGCATCATGCCAAAGCAGTGCGCCGTGGTGTTAAACGTGCATTAGTAGTCGTTGATTTGCCGTTTTTGACTTATCAAGAAAGCCTGCAACAAGCGATGCACTCAGCGGGACGAGTACTGAAAGAAACAGGCGCACAAGCAGTAAAGTTAGAGGGTGGCTATCCTGCGATTGTAGACACTGTGGCGCGTTTGGTACAAGCAGGAATTCCGGTGATGGGTCATGTAGGTTTGACACCGCAATCAGTACATCAAGTTGGTTTGCGACAACAGGGTAAGACTCAAGAAACAGCAGAAAGAATTTTAAACGAAGCGATCGCTCTTGAACAAGCAGGTGTCTTTTCTATAGTTTTAGAGCATATAACCGCAGATTTGGCAAATTTGATTACGCAAAAACTTAGTATACCGACAATCGGCATCGGCGCAGGTACTCACTGTGATGGACAGGTTTTAGTGACCTCAGATGTACTTGGTCTTTCCGAAAAGCAACCACCATTTGCCAAGATTTACACAAACTTACGGCAGACAATAATCAAAGCAGTGCAAGATTATGCCCTGGAAGTGCGAGAACGGAAGTTTCCATAA
- a CDS encoding 2'-5' RNA ligase family protein — protein sequence MSRFFVALLPPQDIQEYANQIKQYFADNYASRSAQKSPPHVTLQPPFEWANGNVSRLEASLREFASQQQPFSVILDGFAAFPPRVIYIDVVRSPELLTLQADLMAHMEASVGIVDKIGKKRPFAPHMTVAFRDLTKQNFRAAWPEFVQRQLHFEFTADKLTLLIHDGRRWNIKSEFGFLSAEQ from the coding sequence ATGAGCCGTTTTTTCGTTGCTCTCTTACCGCCGCAAGACATACAAGAGTACGCTAACCAAATCAAGCAGTACTTTGCTGATAATTACGCCAGTCGAAGCGCTCAAAAGTCTCCGCCTCATGTTACGCTGCAACCGCCTTTTGAATGGGCAAATGGCAATGTGTCACGTTTGGAAGCATCTTTAAGGGAATTTGCTAGTCAGCAACAGCCATTTTCAGTAATACTCGACGGTTTTGCGGCTTTTCCACCCCGCGTTATATATATTGATGTGGTGAGAAGCCCAGAACTGTTAACTTTGCAAGCTGATTTAATGGCGCATATGGAAGCGAGTGTGGGAATTGTAGATAAGATTGGTAAAAAGCGTCCGTTTGCACCCCACATGACGGTTGCGTTTCGTGATTTAACAAAGCAGAACTTTAGAGCGGCTTGGCCGGAATTTGTACAGCGTCAATTACATTTTGAGTTTACGGCTGACAAGTTGACGTTATTAATTCACGATGGTAGACGGTGGAATATTAAATCTGAGTTTGGTTTTTTGTCTGCTGAACAATGA
- a CDS encoding Rab family GTPase produces the protein MPTISKKICLLGDFGVGKTSLIRQFVDKQFSDEYLSTVGVKISRKLVSWSSKEPQNVQELQLLIWDIEGSNKFRAIAPTYFQGAKGAVIVGDVTREETLNHLLEHINSFLAINPQSYIIIALNKSDLIEAEYLEKIRKMYGFPKQEAVLNTYLTSAKCGINVDEIFQVLANYLI, from the coding sequence ATGCCGACAATCTCTAAAAAAATTTGCTTGCTTGGTGATTTTGGAGTAGGTAAAACTAGCCTGATCCGTCAATTTGTAGATAAACAATTTAGTGATGAATATCTTTCGACTGTAGGAGTAAAAATTTCTCGTAAATTAGTGAGTTGGTCTAGCAAAGAACCACAGAATGTGCAAGAACTACAGCTTCTTATTTGGGATATAGAAGGTAGTAATAAGTTTAGGGCAATTGCTCCTACCTATTTTCAAGGAGCTAAAGGAGCCGTGATAGTTGGTGATGTTACACGAGAAGAAACACTAAATCATCTACTGGAGCATATCAATAGTTTTTTAGCTATTAATCCTCAAAGCTATATTATTATTGCATTGAATAAATCGGACTTAATTGAAGCAGAATATTTAGAAAAAATTCGCAAAATGTATGGTTTCCCTAAACAAGAAGCTGTGCTAAATACCTATTTAACCTCAGCTAAATGTGGTATTAATGTAGATGAAATTTTTCAAGTTTTAGCTAATTATTTAATTTAA
- a CDS encoding two-component regulator propeller domain-containing protein, which produces MVLFPKRTSFLITSVLLGFTAFSSMEIQAMSNGRLRTYAQTTGSNIKPQTTPDIKPSELTPAYPLSPPPPRVDPLPNQRGVQERSLEIDYRVSNLLLDFTGNLWIGSWRGLSRIDPNTGKIIARVSLPNVAIGALAQDKVGRLWVGSYEGLIRVDPRTNEITAQNLFLPSKRVLSLLLDKRGYLWTGTDNGLALISPDQGLIMTTLKNLPGVSANTLTLDAEGQLWVGTLDGLVRVNTANALILKRIKDLPGTTVQTLAISPEGLIWAGMPNNLLVINPKTGAVLRSVTRLRGRNVTAVRFAKDGSVWVGTSNGLLRLNPNTGAVLDEQVAGLPSSRVLALVPDIGSKLWIGTSEGLAWLMPKMGSAKPHLAFSRAVK; this is translated from the coding sequence ATGGTATTGTTTCCCAAACGTACTAGTTTCTTAATTACTTCTGTGTTACTGGGGTTTACAGCTTTCTCCAGTATGGAGATTCAAGCGATGTCTAACGGCAGGTTGCGTACCTATGCTCAAACCACTGGTAGTAACATAAAGCCACAAACAACCCCTGATATTAAACCATCTGAGTTAACCCCCGCTTACCCACTATCGCCACCACCTCCGCGAGTAGATCCCCTGCCTAATCAGCGAGGAGTGCAAGAGCGATCGCTAGAAATCGATTATCGTGTGAGTAACTTGCTGTTAGATTTTACGGGTAATCTCTGGATAGGTTCTTGGCGGGGATTATCGCGGATTGACCCCAATACTGGTAAGATTATCGCTCGTGTGAGTTTACCAAATGTTGCCATTGGTGCTTTAGCCCAAGACAAAGTAGGACGTCTGTGGGTAGGAAGTTATGAGGGGCTAATCCGGGTAGATCCCCGTACTAACGAAATTACAGCCCAGAATTTATTTTTACCTTCAAAACGAGTTTTATCACTGTTACTTGATAAACGAGGTTATTTATGGACTGGAACCGATAATGGTTTAGCCTTAATTAGTCCTGACCAAGGCTTGATTATGACCACATTAAAAAATCTGCCTGGTGTCAGCGCCAACACTCTCACTCTAGATGCTGAAGGTCAACTGTGGGTTGGCACGCTGGATGGACTAGTGCGAGTGAATACTGCTAACGCTTTGATCTTGAAACGGATTAAGGATTTACCAGGAACAACCGTACAAACCTTAGCTATCAGTCCAGAAGGATTAATCTGGGCGGGAATGCCCAATAATTTGTTAGTAATTAACCCGAAAACTGGGGCGGTGTTGCGTTCTGTCACCCGCTTACGAGGGCGTAATGTGACAGCAGTGAGATTTGCCAAAGATGGTAGTGTCTGGGTAGGAACTAGCAATGGTTTGTTACGATTAAATCCAAATACAGGAGCTGTATTAGACGAACAAGTTGCTGGACTTCCTTCTAGCCGGGTTCTTGCCCTTGTACCTGACATCGGCAGTAAATTATGGATTGGCACTAGTGAAGGTCTGGCTTGGTTAATGCCTAAAATGGGCAGTGCAAAACCCCATCTTGCTTTCAGTCGCGCTGTGAAGTAG
- a CDS encoding chaperonin family protein RbcX: MNLKQIAKDTAKTLQSYLTYQALRTVLAQLGETNPPLELWLHNFSAGKIQNGESFLEQLFREKPDLALRIMTVREHIAEEVTEFLPEMVRTGIQQANMEQRRQHLERITQIDTSNPSLKPEQQATSDPNLDNLSN, translated from the coding sequence ATGAATCTTAAGCAAATTGCGAAGGACACAGCCAAGACTCTCCAAAGCTACCTGACTTATCAGGCTCTGAGGACAGTACTGGCGCAGCTAGGCGAAACTAATCCTCCATTGGAACTATGGCTGCATAACTTCTCTGCTGGCAAAATTCAGAATGGTGAATCATTCCTTGAGCAACTATTCCGAGAAAAGCCAGATTTGGCGTTACGGATTATGACTGTCAGAGAACACATTGCGGAAGAAGTTACAGAATTCTTACCAGAAATGGTTCGTACTGGCATTCAGCAGGCCAATATGGAACAGCGTCGCCAGCATCTAGAACGCATCACACAAATAGATACATCAAACCCCAGTCTAAAACCGGAACAACAAGCAACTTCAGACCCAAATTTGGATAACTTATCCAATTGA
- a CDS encoding form I ribulose bisphosphate carboxylase large subunit — MSYAQTKTQSKSGYQAGVKDYRLTYYTPDYTPKDTDLLAAFRVTPQPGVPPEEAGAAVAAESSTGTWTTVWTDLLTDLDRYKGRCYDIEPVPGEDNQFICYVAYPLDLFEEGSVTNVLTSIVGNVFGFKALRALRLEDIRFPVAYIKTFQGPPHGIQVERDKLNKYGRPLLGCTIKPKLGLSAKNYGRAVYECLRGGLDFTKDDENINSAPFQRWRDRFLFVSEAISKAQAETGEIKGHYLNVTAPTCEQMLQRAEYAKELKQPIIMHDYLTAGFTANTTLARWCRDNGILLHIHRAMHAVIDRQKNHGIHFRVLAKALRLSGGDHIHTGTVVGKLEGERGITMGFVDLLRENYIEQDKSRGIYFTQDWASLPGVMAVASGGIHIWHMPALVEIFGDDSVLQFGGGTLGHPWGNAPGATANRVALEAVVQARNEGRNLAREGNDIIREAAKWSPELAVACELWKEIKFEFEAMDTV; from the coding sequence ATGTCTTACGCTCAAACGAAGACTCAGTCAAAATCTGGGTATCAAGCCGGGGTAAAAGATTACAGACTAACTTATTACACACCCGATTACACACCAAAAGATACCGATCTTCTAGCGGCGTTCCGCGTGACACCACAGCCTGGAGTTCCCCCCGAAGAAGCAGGTGCGGCTGTGGCGGCTGAGTCTTCCACAGGTACTTGGACAACCGTGTGGACAGACTTGCTGACCGACCTGGATCGCTACAAAGGTCGTTGCTACGATATCGAACCAGTTCCCGGCGAAGACAACCAGTTTATTTGCTATGTTGCCTATCCCCTGGATTTGTTTGAAGAAGGTTCTGTAACCAACGTTTTGACCTCAATTGTAGGTAACGTATTTGGTTTTAAAGCTTTGCGGGCGCTGCGTTTAGAAGACATTCGCTTCCCTGTTGCTTACATCAAGACCTTCCAAGGCCCTCCCCACGGTATCCAAGTCGAGCGTGATAAGTTAAACAAATACGGTCGTCCTTTACTGGGTTGTACAATTAAGCCCAAATTAGGTCTGTCTGCTAAGAACTACGGTCGCGCTGTATACGAGTGCTTGCGCGGTGGTTTGGACTTCACCAAAGACGACGAAAACATTAACTCCGCACCATTCCAAAGATGGCGCGATCGCTTCTTGTTTGTATCTGAAGCTATTTCTAAAGCACAAGCAGAAACCGGTGAAATCAAAGGTCACTACCTGAACGTCACCGCCCCCACCTGTGAACAAATGTTGCAACGGGCTGAGTACGCTAAAGAACTCAAACAGCCCATCATCATGCACGATTACCTGACAGCAGGCTTCACTGCTAACACCACATTGGCTCGTTGGTGTCGTGATAACGGTATCTTGTTGCACATTCACCGTGCTATGCACGCTGTAATCGACCGTCAAAAGAACCACGGTATCCACTTCCGTGTATTGGCTAAAGCTTTGCGCTTGTCTGGTGGTGACCACATCCACACCGGAACCGTTGTTGGTAAGCTCGAAGGTGAACGCGGTATCACAATGGGCTTCGTTGACCTGTTGCGTGAAAACTACATTGAGCAAGACAAGTCTCGCGGTATTTACTTTACCCAAGACTGGGCTTCTCTACCTGGCGTAATGGCAGTTGCTTCCGGTGGTATTCACATTTGGCACATGCCTGCACTGGTAGAAATCTTCGGTGATGACTCCGTACTACAATTCGGTGGTGGTACACTTGGTCACCCCTGGGGTAACGCTCCTGGTGCTACAGCTAACCGTGTTGCTCTAGAAGCAGTTGTACAAGCTCGTAACGAAGGTCGCAACTTGGCTCGTGAAGGTAACGATATTATCCGCGAAGCTGCCAAGTGGTCTCCTGAATTAGCTGTTGCTTGCGAACTGTGGAAGGAAATCAAGTTTGAGTTTGAAGCTATGGATACCGTCTGA
- a CDS encoding Uma2 family endonuclease — translation MVLQVHPTQKEPTIIWEALPADFILPDDPVENIQQPTLAAALTDALGATGRIQPQMLIGSNFGLVATVNNKIVVKAPDWFYVPQVQPVAFGVIRRSYTQHLEGAAVAIVMEFLSDTEGGELSVRSTPPYGKLYFYERILKVPTYVTYDPYEPNLEVRCLQNGQYTLQQADANGRFWIPEVELFIGIWQGERLCQTTNWLRWWDKEGNLLLWSNEQAEQERQRAEQERQRADILAAKLRELNIDPDAIA, via the coding sequence GTGGTTCTACAAGTTCACCCCACCCAAAAAGAACCAACTATTATCTGGGAAGCGCTTCCAGCAGACTTCATTTTACCTGACGACCCAGTGGAAAATATTCAGCAACCTACTCTTGCAGCAGCACTTACCGACGCTTTGGGAGCCACAGGACGCATTCAACCTCAAATGCTGATTGGTTCTAATTTTGGACTGGTAGCCACAGTTAACAACAAAATAGTCGTCAAAGCGCCTGACTGGTTTTATGTGCCTCAAGTGCAACCTGTAGCATTTGGTGTGATTCGTCGTAGTTATACGCAGCATTTAGAAGGCGCTGCTGTGGCTATAGTAATGGAATTTTTATCAGATACAGAAGGTGGAGAATTATCAGTCCGCTCAACTCCACCTTACGGTAAACTTTATTTCTACGAACGAATTCTCAAAGTTCCAACCTACGTCACCTACGACCCCTACGAACCAAATCTAGAAGTACGATGCTTGCAAAATGGACAATATACTTTGCAGCAAGCAGATGCTAATGGACGCTTTTGGATTCCTGAAGTAGAGTTATTTATCGGAATTTGGCAGGGTGAAAGACTTTGCCAAACTACTAATTGGCTGAGATGGTGGGATAAAGAAGGAAATTTACTATTGTGGAGTAATGAACAAGCTGAACAAGAACGCCAACGCGCTGAACAAGAACGCCAACGCGCTGATATATTAGCAGCTAAGTTACGCGAACTAAACATTGACCCAGATGCGATCGCTTAA
- a CDS encoding DUF433 domain-containing protein, translating into MTTITDIGTLINHNPEIHGGCPIIAGTGVTVRRIAIWYKQGYSAEEIADQISHLTLAQVYAALAYYHANRDKVDADIAAEEAEADRLETLHKTQKLS; encoded by the coding sequence TTGACAACTATTACCGATATCGGCACACTGATTAACCATAATCCTGAAATACACGGCGGTTGTCCAATTATTGCTGGTACAGGGGTGACAGTCCGGCGCATAGCTATTTGGTATAAACAAGGTTACAGCGCAGAAGAAATTGCAGATCAAATTAGTCATCTGACTTTAGCGCAGGTTTATGCAGCTCTAGCTTATTACCATGCTAACCGCGACAAAGTTGATGCTGACATTGCAGCAGAAGAGGCAGAAGCTGACAGATTAGAGACATTACATAAAACCCAAAAGCTCTCATGA